One part of the Raphanus sativus cultivar WK10039 chromosome 7, ASM80110v3, whole genome shotgun sequence genome encodes these proteins:
- the LOC108815563 gene encoding MATH domain and coiled-coil domain-containing protein At3g58410-like gives MAEQVGHKFAWVIKEFSSLREKFYSPTVQIGDCKWRLSVYPKGIPVSDHLSLFLEFADVKSLPFGWRRLIKFRLTIAKQVSEGPSVLKKSHRWFDQKKPLWGFPTMIPLAKIHDKNEGFLVNDELIIVAEVDVLQVVGSSEKPEETNPPSQVESVSSIQDSVVEFRARNQYLKTACTNVLLSFTQTLCQTPQELSLDDMVEAEKVLAYMKDTGLEVEWLVKKLNEVKEKKKSSLVK, from the exons ATGGCAGAGCAAGTTGGTCACAAGTTCGCCTGGGTAATCAAAGAATTTTCCTCTTTGCGTGAGAAGTTTTATTCTCCTACAGTCCAGATTGGTGATTgcaaatg GCGTCTATCTGTCTATCCCAAGGGAATACCTGTTAGTGACCACTTATCTCTGTTTCTGGAATTTGCTGATGTTAAATCATTGCCTTTTGGATGGAGAAGATTGATAAAATTTCGGTTAACAATAGCAAAACAAGTTTCGGAAGGACCCTCAGTACTCAAAA AATCACATCGCTGGTTTGATCAAAAGAAACCCCTGTGGGGGTTTCCAACTATGATTCCTTTAGCCAAAATCCATGACAAAAATGAAGGGTTCCTTGTAAACGACGAACTCATTATAGTTGCCGAGGTAGATGTTCTTCAGGTTGTTGGCTCCTCGGAGAAACCTGAAGAGACAAATCCTCCGAGCCAG GTAGAATCTGTGAGCTCGATCCAAGACAGTGTAGTAGAATTTCGTGCAAGGAACCAATATCTGAAGACTGCATGCACGAATGTCTTGCTCAGTTTTACTCAGACTTTGTGCCAAACACCTCAGGAGCTTTCCCTTGATGATATGGTCGAAGCAGAGAAAGTACTGGCTTACATGAAAGATACTGGCTTGGAGGTGGAGTGGTTGGTGAAGAAGCTTAATGAAGtgaaggaaaagaagaagagcagTCTGGTTAAGTAA
- the LOC108816289 gene encoding protein RESTRICTED TEV MOVEMENT 3-like, producing MEKKFDKKFTWMIKDFSSLKSVNILSDIFVVRGCKWQLNAYPKGNKGHNFLSLFLEVAGYESLPSGWRRHVRFRLIVVNQRSETLSRQNEGQNWFEEKANGWGFASMLSLDEINAKDSGFLVNGELKIVAEIELLEVIGKVDVNGFHLLSSQVESVSRMFEKHPETATEVHLKNPNLRTGYMSLLLSLIDTLCQSPHKLPKDDLDEAYYALESLTDAGFKLDWLEKKISHVLERKEKEKDGEM from the exons ATGGAGAAGAAGTTTGATAAGAAGTTCACTTGGATGATCAAAGATTTCTCTTCTTTGAAATCGGTGAATATATTGTCAGATATTTTCGTCGTCCGTGGCTGCAAAtg GCAACTTAATGCATATCCTAAAGGAAACAAGGGTCATAActttttgtctttgtttctgGAAGTCGCCGGTTATGAATCCTTGCCATCTGGATGGAGAAGACACGTACGATTTCGCCTCATTGTTGTAAATCAACGTTCGGAGACCCTCTCCCGGCAAAATG AAGGACAAAACTGGTTTGAAGAGAAGGCTAACGGCTGGGGTTTTGCATCCATGCTTTCTCTTGATGAAATTAATGCCAAAGATAGTGGGTTCCTGGTGAATGGGGAGCTCAAGATTGTTGCCGAGATAGAACTTCTTGAAGTTATTGGCAAAGTAGATGTTAATGGGTTTCACCTTCTTTCTTCACAG GTGGAATCTGTGAGCCGTATGTTTGAAAAGCATCCAGAAACTGCTACTGAAGTCCATCTAAAGAACCCAAATCTTAGGACAGGTTACATGAGTTTGCTACTCAGTCTGATAGATACTCTGTGCCAGTCGCCTCACAAGCTCCCCAAGGATGATCTGGATGAGGCGTATTATGCACTAGAATCCTTGACTGATGCTGGTTTTAAGTTGGATTGGTTGGAGAAAAAAATTTCTCATGTGTTAGAAAggaaggagaaagagaaagacGGTGAGATGTAA
- the LOC108816279 gene encoding protein RESTRICTED TEV MOVEMENT 3-like gives MYLSAYPKGNNNNDHLSLFLEVDNSGLLPIGWRRHTKFSFTVLNQRSKKLSRKHELQQWFEQKSPGWGRLSMLPLNELHAKDSGFLVNGDLKILVEIDVLEVIGKLDVSEETSTIIETIDVNGFQILPSHAESVSRMFERHSELASEFRPKNPNLRTAYISFLLTLIETMCQSPQELSQDDLSDAYAAMGFMRDAGFKLDWLEKKLDEVSEKKKNEKSSEAGLQEMEEDLRDLKRKCSDMEDLVQKEKVKMSAAKAPLSFDDVV, from the exons ATGTATCTTTCTGCATATCCCAAGGGAAATAATAACAATGATCACTTGTCTCTGTTTCTGGAAGTCGACAATTCTGGATTATTGCCTATTGGATGGAGAAGACacacaaaattttcatttaccGTATTAAACCAACGTTCAAAAAAACTCTCCAGAAAACATG AATTACAACAGTGGTTTGAGCAGAAGAGTCCCGGGTGGGGTCGTTTATCCATGTTGCCTCTTAATGAGCTCCACGCCAAAGATTCCGGATTTCTTGTAAATGGGGATCTCAAAATTTTGGTTGAGATAGATGTTCTTGAAGTTATTGGCAAATTAGATGTGTCAGAGGAAACTTCAACAATAATAGAAACAATAGATGTTAATGGGTTTCAGATTCTTCCTTCACAT GCAGAATCTGTGAGCCGTATGTTTGAAAGACACTCGGAGCTTGCATCTGAGTTCCGTCCAAAGAACCCAAATCTAAGGACAGCTTACATAAGTTTTCTACTCACTCTGATTGAGACTATGTGCCAGTCACCGCAGGAGCTCTCCCAGGATGATTTGTCTGATGCTTATGCTGCAATGGGATTCATGAGAGATGCTGGATTTAAGCTGGATTGGTTGGAGAAGAAGCTTGATGAGGTGtcagagaaaaagaagaatgaGAAATCTTCTGAGGCTGGGCTACAAGAAATGGAGGAAGATTTGAGGGACTTGAAGCGGAAGTGTTCAGACATGGAAGATCTAGTTCAGAAAGAGAAGGTGAAGATGTCGGCTGCAAAAGCTCCTCTCTCATTTGATGATGTTGTTTAA
- the LOC108816278 gene encoding MATH domain and coiled-coil domain-containing protein At3g58270 isoform X1, whose product MGKEADKKLFTWVIRNFCSLQSMKVYSDEFVAGGCKWRLVAFPKGNGGVKCLSLYLEVAGSQSLPYGWRRRTEMYLCVVNRVSTELFQTKGTYHWFDAKDFDWGFTSMLPLDKIYDKDGGFLVNGDLKIVAEVYVLEAIGKLDVPDGIGEESGSEKMVEEDDGAESNDLLEVSVNESTDVNGFQVLPSQVETMSRIFERHPDIASKFRPKNEHLRTAYINVLLSLINTLCQSTQEISKDDLTDAYASLSFLTKAGLNLDWLKEKLEKMSEKKEKQEAGEKRMQEIEEELKDLKQKCLNLEAELEKEKADVSVARAPLSFDDVV is encoded by the exons ATGGGGAAGGAAGCTGATAAGAAGTTGTTCACTTGGGTGATTAGGAACTTCTGTTCTCTGCAATCCATGAAAGTTTATTCTGATGAGTTCGTTGCTGGTGGCTGCAAATG GCGTCTTGTTGCTTTTCCTAAAGGAAATGGTGGTGTTAAGTGTTTGTCTCTGTATCTGGAGGTTGCTGGTAGTCAATCATTGCCCTATGGATGGAGAAGACGAACAGAAATGTACTTATGTGTAGTGAATCGAGTTTCGACTGAACTCTTCCAAACCAAAG gtACATACCACTGGTTTGATGCGAAGGACTTCGACTGGGGTTTTACGTCAATGCTTCCACTTgacaaaatttatgataaagATGGTGGATTCCTGGTAAACGGAGACCTCAAGATTGTTGCTGAGGTATATGTTCTTGAAGCTATTGGAAAACTAGATGTACCAGATGGAATTGGAGAGGAATCCGGATCAGAGAAGATGGTAGAGGAAGATGATGGTGCGGAGTCTAATGATTTACTTGAGGTTTCAGTAAATGAAAGCACCGACGTCAATGGCTTTCAAGTCCTTCCTTCACAG GTGGAAACCATGAGCCGTATATTTGAAAGACACCCTGACATTGCATCAAAGTTCCGTCCAAAGAATGAGCATCTTAGGACTGCTTACATCAACGTCCTCCTCAGCCTGATTAACACGCTGTGCCAGTCGACTCAGGAAATCTCCAAGGATGATCTGACTGACGCATATGCTTCCCTCTCGTTCTTGACAAAGGCAGGGCTGAATTTAGATTGGTTGAAAGAGAAATTGGAAAAAATGTCAGAAAAGAAGGAGAAACAGGAAGCTGGCGAGAAAAGGATGCAAGAGATAGAGgaagagttgaaggatttgaAGCAGAAGTGCTTAAACCTAGAAGCAGAGCTGGAGAAGGAGAAAGCAGATGTGTCTGTAGCCAGAGCTCCCCTATCATTCGATGATGTCGTTTGA
- the LOC108816278 gene encoding MATH domain and coiled-coil domain-containing protein At3g58270 isoform X2, producing MVAGSQSLPYGWRRRTEMYLCVVNRVSTELFQTKGTYHWFDAKDFDWGFTSMLPLDKIYDKDGGFLVNGDLKIVAEVYVLEAIGKLDVPDGIGEESGSEKMVEEDDGAESNDLLEVSVNESTDVNGFQVLPSQVETMSRIFERHPDIASKFRPKNEHLRTAYINVLLSLINTLCQSTQEISKDDLTDAYASLSFLTKAGLNLDWLKEKLEKMSEKKEKQEAGEKRMQEIEEELKDLKQKCLNLEAELEKEKADVSVARAPLSFDDVV from the exons ATG GTTGCTGGTAGTCAATCATTGCCCTATGGATGGAGAAGACGAACAGAAATGTACTTATGTGTAGTGAATCGAGTTTCGACTGAACTCTTCCAAACCAAAG gtACATACCACTGGTTTGATGCGAAGGACTTCGACTGGGGTTTTACGTCAATGCTTCCACTTgacaaaatttatgataaagATGGTGGATTCCTGGTAAACGGAGACCTCAAGATTGTTGCTGAGGTATATGTTCTTGAAGCTATTGGAAAACTAGATGTACCAGATGGAATTGGAGAGGAATCCGGATCAGAGAAGATGGTAGAGGAAGATGATGGTGCGGAGTCTAATGATTTACTTGAGGTTTCAGTAAATGAAAGCACCGACGTCAATGGCTTTCAAGTCCTTCCTTCACAG GTGGAAACCATGAGCCGTATATTTGAAAGACACCCTGACATTGCATCAAAGTTCCGTCCAAAGAATGAGCATCTTAGGACTGCTTACATCAACGTCCTCCTCAGCCTGATTAACACGCTGTGCCAGTCGACTCAGGAAATCTCCAAGGATGATCTGACTGACGCATATGCTTCCCTCTCGTTCTTGACAAAGGCAGGGCTGAATTTAGATTGGTTGAAAGAGAAATTGGAAAAAATGTCAGAAAAGAAGGAGAAACAGGAAGCTGGCGAGAAAAGGATGCAAGAGATAGAGgaagagttgaaggatttgaAGCAGAAGTGCTTAAACCTAGAAGCAGAGCTGGAGAAGGAGAAAGCAGATGTGTCTGTAGCCAGAGCTCCCCTATCATTCGATGATGTCGTTTGA
- the LOC108816280 gene encoding MATH domain and coiled-coil domain-containing protein At2g42465-like — MWNGDGTVEFNGFLVLYSEVEYVRRIFERHPETALNLRPKNQLVKNAYMNTLLDLIDITCLAPQELTEEELRDAENTLLDLEGVGFELDWLKRKLEELCVKKKKMEARGARMRELHRMIMEQRQVLLELEVERKNEENEAVSDSARLGFEDVV; from the exons ATGTGGAACGGTGATGGAACAGTGGAGTTCAATGGCTTTCTAGTTCTCTATTCAGAG GTAGAGTATGTGAGAAGAATCTTTGAAAGACACCCAGAAACAGCTTTGAATCTTCGTCCAAAGAACCAACTGGTGAAGAATGCGTACATGAACACCCTCCTCGACCTCATCGATATAACTTGCTTAGCCCCTCAGGAGCTCACGGAGGAGGAGCTTAGAGATGCTGAGAACACGCTTTTGGATTTGGAAGGGGTAGGTTTCGAGTTGGACTGGTTGAAGAGGAAGCTGGAAGAGCTTTgcgtgaagaagaagaaaatggaagcGCGTGGTGCACGCATGAGAGAGCTTCATAGAATGATTATGGAACAGAGACAAGTGTTGCTTGAGCTTGAAGTTGAACGGAAGAATGAAGAGAACGAGGCTGTTTCCGACAGTGCTCGACTTGGTTTCGAGGATGTTGTTTGA
- the LOC108817939 gene encoding deoxyhypusine hydroxylase — protein MATNGSVSSTENGGVSKLEKFLCERLLDQSQPISERFRALFSLRNLKGPAPRNALILASRDSSNLLAHEAAFALGQMQDAEAVPALESVLNDMSLHPIVRHEAAEALGAIGLAGNAEILKKSLILDPAQEVRETCELALKRIEELSSVDAEKNQSDTTERSPFMSVDPAAPAAAFSSVHQLREILMDETKGMYERYAALFALRNHGGDEAVSAIVDSLSADSALLRHEVAYVLGQLQNKAALATLSKILRDLNEHPMVRHEAAEALGSIADEQSIALLQEFSRDPEPIVSQSCEVALSMLEFENSGKSFEFFFTQDPLVH, from the exons ATGGCAACTAACGGTTCAGTTTCATCAACGGAGAACGGCGGAGTAAGTAAACTGGAGAAGTTTCTGTGCGAGCGGTTGTTGGATCAGTCGCAGCCGATCTCAGAGCGATTTAGAGCTCTCTTCTCCCTTCGCAACTTGAAAGGCCCTGCTCCTCGCAACGCTCTAATCCTCG CATCCAGAGACTCATCCAACTTGTTGGCACATGAAGCTGCGTTTGCGTTGGGACAGATGCAAGATGCTGAAGCTGTTCCTGCTCTTGAGTCCGTTCTTAACGACATGTCCTTGCATCCTATTGTACGCCATGAG GCAGCAGAAGCTCTTGGAGCCATTGGTTTAGCTGGTAATGCTGAGATATTGAAGAAAAGCTTGATCTTGGATCCTGCTCAGGAGGTTCGGGAGACATGTGAGTTAGCTCTCAAAAGGATCGAAGAGTTGAGTAGTGTTGATGCGGAGAAGAACCAGTCAGACACGACAGAGAGATCACCTTTCATGTCTGTTGACCCAGCGGCTCCAGCTGCTGCTTTCTCCTCTGTCCACCAACTGAG GGAGATTCTTATGGATGAAACAAAAGGCATGTATGAGAGATATGCTGCTCTTTTCGCTCTAAGGAATCATGGTGGAGACGAGGCTGTTTCTGCTATTGTTGATTCTTTGAGTGCTGATAGTGCCCTTCTACGTCATGAG GTTGCTTATGTCTTGGGGCAATTGCAAAACAAAGCTGCCCTAGCAACACTAAGCAAAATACTGAGAGATTTGAATGAGCACCCAATGGTTAGACACGAGGCTGCAGAAGCGCTTGGTTCTATTGCAG ATGAGCAGAGCATTGCATTGCTACAGGAATTCTCAAGGGACCCTGAGCCGATTGTTTCGCAAAGCTGTGAAGTTGCATTGAGCATGCTGGAATTTGAAAATTCCGGCAAATCATTTGAG TTCTTTTTCACTCAAGACCCGCTTGTTCATTAA
- the LOC108817941 gene encoding bet1-like SNARE 1-1 yields the protein MNPRREPRGGRGALFDGIEEGGIRAASSSSYTSHEINEHENERALEGLQDRVILLKRLSGDINEEVDAHNRVLDRMGNDMDSSRGILSGTMDRFKTVFETKSSRRMLTLVASFVGLFLVIYYLTR from the exons ATGAATCCTAGAAG GGAGCCTCGGGGTGGAAGAGGTGCGCTCTTTGATGGCATTGAAGAGGGAGGAATCAgagctgcttcttcttcttcttacacCTCTCATGAAATCAATGAGCACGAGAATGAGCGTGCTTTGGAAGGGTTGCAAGACAGAGTCATTCTCTTGAAACGA CTTTCTGGTGATATAAACGAAGAGGTAGATGCTCATAACCGTGTGCTTGACAGAATG GGTAATGATATGGATTCGTCAAGGGGAATTCTTTCAGGAACCATGGACCGGTTTAAAACG GTGTTTGAGACAAAATCAAGCCGAAGAATGCTGACACTCGTAGCATCGTTCGTCGGCTTATTTCTAGTCATTTACTATCTTACTCGTTAG